GTACAAAGACGTTAACACATGTATTTCCTCTTTCTGACCCGCAGTATTTGATTTTCTAACTGGATGATGAGCTTTCTCATTACTGTCATCAGGAATGATGTGGCTTAATCTTGAGCTGAGAGAATCATGTGGACAGCTTTCGCAACCGGGTCCAAACGGTTGCCTTGGCAACTGTGTAAACCTACACTTGAGGCTGTTTGTGGCTCGTGGGCATTGATGGTTAAATATGAAACACAAGCTCAGTCTGGCCAGTCATGTGCATAACAAGCCTGTTTACCTCGTAGTGAAGCGCCTGTGATAAATCTGGGCTCTGGGGCCTTATATTTTCATTCTGTTCgcattaaataaaaacagctacatacatactttaataaaaacaaatcagtaagtaactaaagctaaaattgagaaaagaaaaaaaaatattttgttgcttaaaataaacgttaactgaaacaaaataaaaatgcatacatcTCAGGAGGTTGAtgaggcaacatttctcattaattTAGTTTAACCTGATGTGCTTAAcgaaaactaaaactgaaataaaaaaatgaataaaagctatgcagataaatataaaaagcaaaaaataacattaattaataaaaatgagaaaataacAACAGTATCCCATCTAATATGTATCTATAAccataacagatttttttttcagtttgtcctGTAAGTCTAAAAAAACGACACAGAAGACGTGAAAGCACATTATTACTTTAATGCAAAATTGTAATAACTTTAATTCAAAATTTagataacaaaaacatttataaaacaacaacaacaacatcaataataataataataataataacaataataataataataataataataataataaaattaaataaatgctagCACACAACTTTTAACATTCTTAAAGCAGTCCAGGcagattgtcttttttttattattattaattcatttatttattttaataagatacCACCATTTTTCCAAGGTACCGggttatatataatgcattaaatattcaaacacttgtcaccaacatttttaaaaacaaatttttataaacttataaacaaaatacatcaTTTGCTCTCTAAAAAGTATGCTATGTGCTTTTTGGCCCATGCATACTTCAGTAAAGTCTGCATCTCCTTTGTGTTGAGTACAGGTGTTTGTACAGATGCATCTCTCTCCACCAGAAGATCTGCTGTTCCCTCTCACGGACAATATTAACGGGGTCTGGGAATGCAGTGTTTCTGATTCTGTTATGCAGTTTTCTTCATCTCATGGCACTCCGACCACCTCAAGCAGCCTTTTTAGGATCTGTACCAATGCTTTCCACTTCTTGCCCGAGCTTCCATCTCTCGCAGAACCGAAATGCACCAACGTTGTTCATTTTGGTTCGTCTTCTTCACATGGTGGTCTGGCTGCAATTGCCTTTTTGCTCCTTGCCTTAGCGCTCTTCATTGTAAGCTGGTTGACTAGATTTCGGTATTCATTGGAGCGCAGGAATCGTGGGTAACAATCCTTTTCCATGAGAATATAGATGCGGTACTGGGCCATATCGAAGCAGGATGCAGTAGGGCTTTTCAAGTTGGCTTGAGTGATGTCTCGAGTCTCATAGTCAATGTTAACCTGAAAGCAAACGGGAAGTGAGTTCAAACATCCACAGTTTAGGATCAGAGCCACGGGATATGGtgattaatttgtgtatttaccTCTCTAGTAGCTTCATTTCCGATAAACTCCTCGTAGATCCTCTTGGCTTTGGATGGCATCTTAGTTGCAGACTTTGTGCTTTTGTAGTCCTCACAGGCCAGGTAGAAGGCAATGTTTTCTTCACTAAACTCCGACACCAGGAAAGCTTTGAAGGCATATAGTCCATCtgatagagagagaaaaatggggttagagaagaGATTAGTTGTGCAACGTGTCTCATCGGATTAAAGCCCCCCACACAGATCAGACAGCAGGACAGACACATCTGTGCACTGCAGTCCTATTTCTAGCATCTGGATTCAATCCATAGTCTCGTGGAAATTTGTTTCATGCTATATATCGAAATTGTACATGTAAATTAAAACTTACTGgagtatgttttaaaagaaaatactatttcagtctttctacctcaaaatgtcacatttaattcaatgtactTGTCATTTCTTAGTTGGGAAATTTACTTCCAATGGAAGGGAATTGTTTCTCCCAATTTTTCATTAATGAGGCAGATTtgctatacaaaatatatttttcaagattattggagtacatttctatttcagtctcttgcttcaaaatttcacatttacaatgtatcaatttactttttttgtaattatttgtggaatttactagcaatttctgagtcaaTTTTGAGTGTAAACTTACGTTTGCTGGACAGAAGCTTCTCAAAAGACTCTTTCCACATCAGACATTCCTCCAAGGTCAACCTGCAAAGATGTCCACCAGTCAGAGGAGAAACCATAGAAAACTAAAAATGCTTTATCATGCAAAAAGTCACGCATTCTGAAATAGACAAAAGCCAGTGCATTCAATAACTGTATATTTACCTTGGTTTTCTATATTTACATAGGCTGCTCAAGTCTTGTCTCTGCAGAAATCCACCAACGCATGCCTTTAATCTTTTGGCCCTGATattagaaaagcatttatttaatacacagcaTATGTACACTTTTGTAATATGCACAGTTCTTTGTAACAAGATTTTAAAAAACTCTTACtggtattatataaaatagtagAGGTTCAAATGATTTGACATGCATAAATTATTAGTACAAAAAGCACATGGAACCCATTCAAATGTCAATATCAGGATCATACCTTTCCAGGCAATTGTTTGACAGTCTTGTTATTCCTCTACACATTGGAAAGCCAGAAGGGAAGTAAATATCCATTGTGCAGTGTGATCTCTAGGTTAAATTTATCAGCAGTGTGTCTGCAGTCAGGGAACAGGGAGTTTATATAGAGCAGGAAGCGGA
This genomic window from Carassius gibelio isolate Cgi1373 ecotype wild population from Czech Republic chromosome A6, carGib1.2-hapl.c, whole genome shotgun sequence contains:
- the rgs16 gene encoding regulator of G-protein signaling 16, with amino-acid sequence MDIYFPSGFPMCRGITRLSNNCLERAKRLKACVGGFLQRQDLSSLCKYRKPRLTLEECLMWKESFEKLLSSKHGLYAFKAFLVSEFSEENIAFYLACEDYKSTKSATKMPSKAKRIYEEFIGNEATREVNIDYETRDITQANLKSPTASCFDMAQYRIYILMEKDCYPRFLRSNEYRNLVNQLTMKSAKARSKKAIAARPPCEEDEPK